Below is a window of Flavobacterium cyclinae DNA.
ACACCAGGTGTAGGAGTTTTCCAACCTGAAAATGCTTATTGGTTAATAATTCTTTAACAATAAACAAATTTTCAAATACTTTAAAGTGATAAAATATTCTTAATTATCAGTCGCTTTTCGAGTTTTTACTTAAATTTGGCTCAAAATAAATCCGACTTGAAAAACACATTTTTATATATCGCCTTTTTATTGTTAACGGTAACTTTATCGTTAGCGCAAGAGAAGAAAAAAATTATCATTGAAAACTCAGATTTCGTTGATATGAATCAGACAGAAATCCCTGGAGCAATTGTCTTTACTGGAAATGTTAAGATAATTCACAATGGGGTGAAAATGACTTGTAATAAAGCCTATCATTTTAAAGACGAAAATTACGTTAAAGCATTCGGAAATGTTCAAATGAATCAAGGTGATACCATTACCATGAACAGCCGATATGCAGAGTATAATGGTAACGAAGAACTTGCATATGCAACGGGTGAAGTAATTTTACGTTCGCCAGAATCTACACTTACAACAGATACTGTTTACTTTGACAAAAAAAACCAACAAGCATTTTATAATTCTTTCGGCACAATTCGAAATAAGGAAAACACCTTAAAAAGTAAATCGGGAAAATATTTTGTTGACCAAAAAAAATACAAATTTATAACAGCAGTTACTGTTACTAACCCAGAAAGCACCATTAATACAAACAACCTTGATTATTACGAAAATTCTGGTCATGCTTATGTTTTTGGTCCTTCAACTATAAACAATAAAGGAAACCTCATTTATACTGAAAATGGTTTTTATGACACCAAAAACAACATAGGAAAACTTTCTAAAAACTCTAAAATCACACTTGACAACAAAATAATTGAAGGTGACGATTTGTTCTACGATCGTAAGAAAAATTATTCCAGAGGAATCAATAATGTGAAAATCACAGATACCATAAATAAGGTAATTGCTACTGGACATTATGCAGAGTTGTACCGAAATGCCGAAACCAAAAAAGACTCTATGATTTTAACCAAAAGAGCCTTGGTAAAAACATTAGTAGAAAAAGACACCATGTACATGCACGGTAAAAAAATTATCGTTTCTGGACCAAAAGAAGATCGAATAATAAAAGCTTTCAATAACGTACGTTTTTATAAAACCGATATGAGTGGCAAATGCGATTCCTTATGGTCTAGTAATAAATCTGAATTAACAAAATTAATAGGAAGACCAATACTTTGGAATAATGACAACCAAATGACAGGTGATATTATGCATCTTATTGGAAATAACAAAACCGAAGAATTAGATTCACTTAAAGTCCTAAATAATGCCTTTATAATTCAAAAAGACAGTTTAAGCGAAAATGGTTATAACCAAATTAAAGGGCAAAATTTATATGGCAAATTTTTTAAAAACAGACTCAAAGAAGTTGATGTAGTTAAAAATGCAGAAGTTATTTATTATATGTATAATGATGCTAATGAATTTATTGGAATTAACAAAACAGTTTGCAGCAAAATCAATTTAGAATTAGAAGAAAACAAAATTGATGCAATAACATTCTTTACCAAAACCGATAGTCACATTTATCCAGAAAGTGAATTTCCAGAAAACGCAAGAAAACTCAGAGGTTTTTTATGGCGTGGCGATGAACGAATTTTAACCAAAGAAGATATTTTTCCAGAAGACGAAATTGCCTTAGATGATAAAATTCAAATTGAAGCTAAAAAGAAAGCTATTGAGGCAGAACAACCAATGCAAATTTTACCTGAAACGTTAGATTACGATTCTAAAAACAAAAAAGAAGAAAAGAAATCGGATAAAAAACTAGAAGTAAAAAAACTAGAATTAAAAAAAGTAAAAAGTAATAAATAGAAGTAGTTAGCCAAATTAACTAATCACTATTTACTTTTCACTAATGACTAAAAACATGATTGAAGATTTTTTTAAATACCAAGCGCAAACCTCTCCTCACCCATTAGCTATGGAAATATCTCTTGCTAAGGGTTCTTATATTTATGATACAGCTGGCAACGCTT
It encodes the following:
- a CDS encoding OstA-like protein translates to MKNTFLYIAFLLLTVTLSLAQEKKKIIIENSDFVDMNQTEIPGAIVFTGNVKIIHNGVKMTCNKAYHFKDENYVKAFGNVQMNQGDTITMNSRYAEYNGNEELAYATGEVILRSPESTLTTDTVYFDKKNQQAFYNSFGTIRNKENTLKSKSGKYFVDQKKYKFITAVTVTNPESTINTNNLDYYENSGHAYVFGPSTINNKGNLIYTENGFYDTKNNIGKLSKNSKITLDNKIIEGDDLFYDRKKNYSRGINNVKITDTINKVIATGHYAELYRNAETKKDSMILTKRALVKTLVEKDTMYMHGKKIIVSGPKEDRIIKAFNNVRFYKTDMSGKCDSLWSSNKSELTKLIGRPILWNNDNQMTGDIMHLIGNNKTEELDSLKVLNNAFIIQKDSLSENGYNQIKGQNLYGKFFKNRLKEVDVVKNAEVIYYMYNDANEFIGINKTVCSKINLELEENKIDAITFFTKTDSHIYPESEFPENARKLRGFLWRGDERILTKEDIFPEDEIALDDKIQIEAKKKAIEAEQPMQILPETLDYDSKNKKEEKKSDKKLEVKKLELKKVKSNK